One window from the genome of Streptomyces sp. WZ-12 encodes:
- a CDS encoding GNAT family N-acetyltransferase: MTSTDRYLVRGPRTGIRPFTADDREEFTALARQSVDLHRPWLFPPATDGAYDDYLARLQEPLREGYLICEHNTGRIAGYLTINNIVHGAFRCGAIGYGAFAPAAGRGLMSEGLRLVLRHAFGPLGLHRLEANIQPSNKQSISLVERAGFRLEGFSPDFLFVDGAWRDHERWAITCEMLREDTDDQADLDGNRAERDTPKGGEAE; encoded by the coding sequence ATGACGAGCACCGACCGCTATCTCGTGCGTGGCCCCAGGACGGGTATTCGCCCCTTCACCGCCGACGACCGCGAGGAGTTCACCGCCCTCGCCAGGCAGAGCGTCGACCTGCACCGCCCGTGGCTGTTCCCCCCGGCCACCGACGGCGCGTACGACGACTACCTGGCGCGGCTCCAGGAGCCGCTGCGCGAGGGCTACTTGATCTGCGAGCACAACACGGGGCGCATCGCGGGCTACCTGACCATCAACAACATCGTGCACGGCGCCTTCCGCTGCGGTGCCATCGGTTACGGGGCGTTCGCGCCCGCCGCCGGGCGCGGCCTGATGAGCGAGGGCCTGCGGCTGGTGCTCCGCCACGCCTTCGGGCCGCTCGGCCTGCACCGCCTGGAGGCCAACATCCAGCCGTCCAACAAGCAGTCCATCTCCCTGGTGGAGCGCGCGGGCTTCCGTCTGGAGGGCTTCTCGCCGGACTTCCTCTTCGTCGACGGCGCCTGGCGTGACCACGAACGCTGGGCCATCACCTGCGAGATGCTCCGGGAGGACACCGACGATCAGGCCGATCTGGACGGTAACCGGGCGGAACGGGACACCCCGAAGGGTGGCGAAGCGGAGTGA
- a CDS encoding CoA transferase, protein MAQRDDTGRRRTLGTDQAWAALDGDPGLTERISYTKPPGLLAARLPAMDLARATVAACALAAAELAAARDGGPLRAVRVDDGAVATAFVSERHLRIDGRAPSTFAPLSRFWRASDGWLRTHANYPHHRARLLRTLGLPDTAEPADVEAVIAGLRAEEVEDAVYAAGGLAIAARTPEEWSAHPQGTAVARHPLLTRETLGSGAPPRSLPARAGDPVLPAAGLRVLDLTRVIAGPVATRTLALLGADVLRIDAPQLPESQDAHRDTGFGKHSAALDLGSPSGRASFEALLAEADVVVTGYRPGALDRFGLAPEALAERRPGLVVARLSAWGDDGPWGGRRGFDSVVQVATGIAAIEADGAGTPGALPAQVLDHGTGYLLAAAVLRTLTEQSRTGGSHLATLALARTARWLVHDLGNKSELPTHEGATAPAPSPGYDPDRYLRETDSPVGRLRHALPPVTFDGGPVNWTAPPGRCGSDAPVWR, encoded by the coding sequence ATGGCGCAACGCGATGACACGGGACGGCGACGGACTCTCGGTACGGACCAGGCTTGGGCCGCGCTCGACGGCGATCCCGGGCTGACGGAACGGATCTCCTACACCAAGCCGCCCGGCCTGCTGGCGGCCCGACTCCCGGCCATGGACCTGGCCCGCGCCACCGTCGCCGCCTGCGCCCTGGCCGCGGCCGAACTGGCCGCCGCGCGCGACGGAGGCCCGCTGCGCGCCGTACGGGTCGACGACGGCGCGGTGGCCACCGCCTTCGTCAGCGAGCGGCACCTGCGCATCGACGGTCGCGCCCCCTCGACCTTCGCGCCGCTCTCCCGCTTCTGGCGCGCCTCCGACGGCTGGCTCCGCACCCACGCCAACTACCCGCACCACCGCGCCCGTTTGCTCCGCACACTGGGCCTCCCGGATACCGCCGAGCCCGCGGATGTCGAGGCCGTGATCGCCGGCCTGCGGGCCGAGGAGGTCGAGGACGCCGTCTACGCGGCCGGCGGACTGGCGATCGCCGCCCGCACCCCCGAGGAGTGGTCCGCCCACCCGCAGGGCACCGCCGTCGCCCGACACCCGCTGCTGACGCGGGAGACGCTCGGTTCCGGCGCCCCGCCGCGCTCGTTGCCGGCCCGCGCAGGCGACCCGGTGCTACCCGCCGCCGGGCTGCGCGTCCTGGATCTGACCCGGGTGATCGCCGGCCCGGTCGCCACCCGTACGCTCGCCCTCCTCGGCGCCGACGTCCTGCGCATCGACGCCCCGCAGCTCCCGGAGAGCCAGGACGCCCACCGCGACACCGGATTCGGCAAGCACTCTGCCGCGCTCGACCTGGGTTCGCCCAGCGGCCGCGCCTCCTTCGAGGCGCTGCTGGCCGAGGCGGACGTGGTGGTGACCGGCTACCGCCCCGGTGCCCTGGACCGCTTCGGGCTCGCCCCCGAGGCCCTCGCGGAGCGCCGCCCCGGGCTGGTCGTGGCGCGGCTCTCCGCCTGGGGCGACGACGGCCCTTGGGGCGGCCGGCGCGGCTTCGACAGCGTCGTCCAGGTGGCGACCGGCATCGCCGCCATCGAGGCGGACGGCGCCGGCACTCCGGGCGCGCTGCCCGCCCAGGTACTGGACCACGGCACCGGGTACCTCCTGGCCGCGGCGGTGCTGCGGACACTGACCGAGCAGTCCCGGACGGGCGGTTCGCACCTGGCGACGCTGGCGCTGGCCCGTACGGCACGCTGGCTCGTGCACGACCTGGGGAACAAGAGCGAACTGCCCACCCATGAGGGCGCGACGGCCCCCGCCCCCTCCCCGGGCTACGACCCCGACCGCTATCTCCGGGAAACCGACAGCCCCGTTGGGCGGCTGCGGCACGCCCTGCCCCCGGTGACCTTCGACGGCGGTCCGGTGAACTGGACGGCGCCGCCCGGACGTTGCGGGAGTGACGCGCCCGTGTGGCGCTGA
- a CDS encoding TetR/AcrR family transcriptional regulator yields MVMVRKRAKGTNDGAARQRLTARDWADAALAAMGEGGLAAVAVEPLASRLGTTKGSFYWHFANRDALIEAALDRWAQARTEAAIAELADERDPGERLRVLFRRATRRAPGDPLEVSLLASAADPRVAAALARVADRRIGHIAALFAELGFPEDEAHRRGLLAYTTYLGHTQLSHAVPRSLPDGAARERHVDAVLETLLRPAGTPGTVSDVQPSKPQHRATETTAERG; encoded by the coding sequence ATGGTCATGGTACGAAAACGGGCGAAGGGGACCAACGACGGTGCCGCACGGCAGCGGTTGACCGCGCGGGACTGGGCCGACGCGGCCCTGGCCGCGATGGGCGAGGGCGGACTGGCGGCGGTCGCCGTGGAGCCGTTGGCGTCCCGGTTGGGCACCACCAAGGGCAGCTTCTACTGGCACTTCGCCAACCGAGACGCACTGATCGAGGCCGCCCTGGACCGCTGGGCGCAGGCCCGCACCGAGGCCGCGATCGCCGAGCTGGCGGACGAGCGGGATCCGGGCGAGCGACTCCGCGTGCTGTTCCGGCGGGCGACCCGCCGGGCGCCCGGCGACCCTCTGGAGGTCTCACTGCTGGCCTCCGCCGCGGACCCACGGGTGGCGGCCGCGCTTGCCCGGGTGGCCGACCGCCGGATCGGCCATATCGCCGCCCTCTTCGCCGAGTTGGGCTTCCCCGAGGACGAGGCGCACCGTCGGGGCCTGCTCGCCTACACCACGTATCTGGGGCACACCCAGCTCAGCCATGCCGTGCCGCGGTCCCTCCCCGACGGCGCCGCGCGCGAGCGTCACGTGGACGCGGTTCTGGAAACTCTGTTGCGTCCAGCGGGAACGCCGGGGACAGTTTCGGACGTTCAACCATCGAAGCCTCAGCACCGAGCGACGGAGACCACCGCCGAGAGGGGATGA
- a CDS encoding cytochrome P450, which produces MSETIPFPQDRTCPYHPPAAYRPLSEDGPLSHVSLFDGRTVWAVTGHTQARVLLSDQRLSADRQNPAFPVLIERFANIRRVRTPLIGVDDPEHNTQRRMLIPTFSLKRTAALRPEIQRIVDDLLDRMLAQGPPAELVSAFALPVPSMVICALLGVPYADHEFFEERSHRLLRGRTAEEGEQARCELEGYLADLIARKEAEPGDGLLDELIDNQLRAGALEHQELVRLAMVLLIAGHETTANMISLGTFTLLEHPDALAQLRADDSLIPGTVEELLRFLSIADGMVRVATSDIEMAGQTIRAGDGVLFPTSLINRDETAYPSPDELDLGRSARHHLAFGFGIHQCLGQNLARAEMEIALPSLFRRIPDLRLAVPAAEIPFKPGDTLQGMVELPLAW; this is translated from the coding sequence GTGAGCGAAACCATCCCCTTCCCCCAGGACCGCACCTGTCCCTACCACCCGCCGGCCGCCTACCGACCGTTGAGCGAAGACGGCCCGCTCTCCCACGTTTCCCTCTTCGACGGCCGCACCGTCTGGGCGGTGACGGGTCACACGCAGGCGCGGGTCCTGCTGAGCGATCAACGACTGTCGGCCGACCGGCAGAACCCGGCGTTCCCCGTCCTGATCGAGCGCTTCGCGAACATCCGGCGGGTGCGGACCCCGCTGATCGGCGTGGACGACCCGGAGCACAACACCCAGCGGCGGATGCTGATCCCCACCTTCAGTCTCAAGCGGACCGCCGCGCTCCGGCCGGAGATCCAACGCATCGTGGACGACCTGCTGGATCGGATGCTGGCGCAGGGCCCGCCCGCCGAGTTGGTCTCCGCGTTCGCGCTGCCCGTCCCGTCGATGGTGATCTGCGCGCTGCTCGGCGTCCCGTACGCGGACCACGAGTTCTTCGAGGAGCGGTCCCACCGCCTTCTGCGCGGGCGTACGGCCGAGGAGGGCGAGCAGGCCCGATGCGAACTGGAAGGGTACTTGGCCGACTTGATCGCCCGTAAGGAGGCGGAACCGGGCGACGGACTCCTGGACGAGCTGATCGACAACCAGCTCCGGGCCGGAGCGCTGGAACACCAGGAACTGGTCCGCCTGGCCATGGTGTTGCTGATCGCCGGCCACGAGACCACCGCCAACATGATCTCCCTCGGCACCTTCACCCTGCTCGAACACCCCGACGCGCTGGCCCAGTTGCGGGCCGACGACAGCCTGATCCCGGGCACCGTCGAGGAGTTGCTGCGTTTCTTGTCCATAGCCGACGGCATGGTGCGGGTGGCGACCTCCGACATCGAGATGGCCGGCCAGACCATCCGCGCCGGCGACGGCGTGCTGTTCCCGACGTCGCTGATCAACCGCGACGAGACGGCCTATCCGTCGCCGGACGAACTGGATCTGGGGCGCTCGGCGCGCCACCATCTCGCGTTCGGCTTCGGCATCCACCAGTGCCTCGGCCAGAATCTGGCCCGCGCCGAGATGGAGATCGCGCTACCCTCCCTCTTCAGGCGAATCCCCGATCTGCGACTCGCCGTGCCGGCTGCCGAGATTCCCTTCAAGCCGGGAGACACTCTCCAAGGAATGGTCGAACTGCCGCTCGCCTGGTAG
- a CDS encoding ferredoxin, with amino-acid sequence MRITIDKDVCIGSGQCALTAPSVFTQDDDGFSALLPGREDGGGDPLVREAARACPVQAIEVTED; translated from the coding sequence ATGCGGATCACCATCGACAAGGACGTCTGTATCGGCTCCGGCCAGTGCGCCCTCACCGCGCCGTCGGTGTTCACCCAGGACGACGACGGATTCAGCGCGCTGCTGCCGGGCCGCGAGGACGGCGGGGGCGACCCGCTCGTTCGGGAGGCCGCCCGCGCCTGCCCCGTGCAGGCCATCGAGGTCACGGAGGACTGA
- a CDS encoding alpha/beta fold hydrolase, translated as MSRVAFRPVVRTSLALLAGTALTAPLALSAPAAVAGGAAAPYDVTALKVSVRAGDRTCEVDADLYRPLGVDAAHPAPAVMTTNGFGGSKADGSTDAIARAFAARGYVVLAYSGLGFGKTGCPISLDDPEIDGKAASQLVDLLAGTRAANDGTRVDFVTKDKPGDPRVGMIGGSYGGAIQMATAAVDHRIDALVPLVTWNDLSYSLDPNNADRTQGVSDPLPGAYKYQWTNAFFLLGEAQGLLHPGLSLSRAGSAGCLHFVASACRTKRLLDSHQYPADRTRAVLQYARSVSPVAYLKSVQAPTLLVQGQADTLFNLNEAAATYRTLADQGTPVKMIWQSWGHSGGMKDPAGGELDLAKGNLETSYVGQRILSWFDRYLRHQAAAATGPAFAYYRDWMTNGPAYATSSAFPAGGSRRLYLSGDGKLVDDRGEVVRDSGEYRNLRVPTSHSENSLAGMVGFPDPEPYDIEGTYLAWTSAPVQGRPLEVVGAPKLTLRVVSPQAERVQNSSDAANKLVLFAKLYDIAPDGEKTLVHRLVAPARVPDVTRRFTVELPGIVHRYQPGHRLRLVIAASDSAYVGNRGAKRVTVTSAPGDTGMLELPVTQGAVP; from the coding sequence GTGTCCCGAGTCGCGTTCCGCCCCGTGGTCCGCACCTCCCTCGCCCTGTTGGCCGGTACGGCCCTCACCGCGCCCCTCGCCCTGAGCGCCCCCGCCGCCGTGGCGGGTGGCGCCGCCGCGCCGTATGACGTCACCGCGCTGAAGGTGTCGGTGCGGGCCGGTGACCGCACCTGTGAGGTGGACGCGGACCTCTACCGCCCGCTGGGTGTCGACGCCGCGCACCCGGCTCCGGCCGTGATGACCACCAACGGCTTCGGCGGCAGCAAGGCCGACGGTTCGACCGACGCCATCGCGCGGGCGTTCGCCGCCCGCGGCTATGTCGTGCTCGCCTACTCCGGCCTGGGCTTCGGCAAGACGGGCTGCCCGATCTCCCTCGACGACCCGGAGATCGACGGCAAGGCGGCCAGTCAACTCGTCGACCTGCTCGCCGGCACCCGCGCCGCCAACGACGGCACCCGCGTCGACTTCGTCACCAAGGACAAGCCCGGCGACCCCCGGGTCGGTATGATCGGCGGGTCGTACGGTGGGGCGATCCAGATGGCCACCGCCGCGGTCGACCACCGCATCGACGCACTGGTCCCGCTGGTCACCTGGAACGACCTGTCCTACTCCCTCGACCCGAACAACGCCGACCGCACGCAAGGCGTCAGCGACCCCCTGCCCGGTGCGTACAAGTACCAATGGACGAACGCGTTCTTCCTCCTCGGGGAGGCGCAGGGGCTGCTCCACCCGGGACTGAGCCTGTCGCGCGCCGGCAGCGCCGGCTGTCTGCACTTCGTCGCGTCGGCCTGCCGCACCAAGCGCCTGCTGGATTCCCACCAGTACCCGGCCGACAGGACCCGGGCAGTGCTCCAGTACGCGCGCAGCGTCTCCCCGGTCGCCTATCTGAAGTCCGTGCAGGCGCCCACGCTGCTCGTCCAGGGCCAGGCCGACACCCTCTTCAACCTCAACGAGGCCGCGGCCACCTACCGCACCCTCGCCGACCAGGGCACTCCGGTCAAGATGATCTGGCAGTCCTGGGGCCACAGCGGCGGGATGAAGGACCCGGCCGGGGGCGAACTCGACCTGGCCAAGGGCAATTTGGAGACCAGCTACGTCGGCCAGCGGATCCTCTCCTGGTTCGACCGCTATCTCCGCCACCAGGCGGCCGCCGCCACCGGGCCGGCCTTCGCGTACTACCGGGACTGGATGACCAACGGCCCCGCCTACGCCACCTCGTCCGCCTTCCCCGCGGGCGGCAGCCGCCGGCTCTACCTGTCCGGGGACGGCAAGCTGGTCGACGACCGCGGCGAGGTGGTCCGCGACAGCGGTGAGTACCGCAACCTGCGGGTGCCCACCAGTCATTCGGAAAACTCGCTCGCCGGCATGGTCGGCTTCCCTGACCCGGAGCCGTACGACATCGAGGGCACCTACCTGGCCTGGACCTCGGCGCCGGTTCAGGGACGACCGCTGGAAGTGGTGGGCGCACCGAAGCTGACGCTGCGGGTGGTCTCGCCGCAGGCCGAGCGGGTGCAGAACTCCTCGGACGCGGCCAATAAGTTGGTGCTCTTCGCCAAGCTCTATGACATCGCGCCGGACGGGGAGAAGACGCTGGTGCACCGGCTGGTGGCCCCGGCCCGGGTGCCCGATGTGACCCGGCGGTTCACCGTGGAACTCCCGGGCATCGTGCACCGTTACCAACCGGGGCACCGGCTGCGGCTGGTGATCGCCGCGAGCGACTCCGCCTACGTGGGCAACCGCGGGGCGAAGCGGGTGACGGTCACCAGTGCGCCGGGGGACACCGGGATGCTCGAACTCCCCGTCACCCAGGGGGCCGTGCCGTAG
- a CDS encoding M20/M25/M40 family metallo-hydrolase: MAEKELAEHGTDPDSGAVDQQALDEVVRFTSELIRIDTSNAGDGSCRERPAAEYVAEQLTDAGIEPVLLERTPGRTNVVARIEGSDPSADAMLVHGHLDVVPAEAADWQVHPFSGEVRDGVVWGRGAVDMKDMDAMMLAVVRQWARSGVRPRRDIVLAFTADEEASAEDGSGFLADHHAALFEGCTEGISESGAFTFHAGGGMRIYPIAAGERGTAWLKLTAHGRAGHGSKVNRDNAVSRLADAVSRIGAHDWPVRLTPTVRAALRELAALHDLDIDPERADVDVDALLAKLGPSAKLVEPTVRNSANPTMLTAGYKVNVIPGSAVAYVDGRVVPGGEAEFRTTMDELTGPDVTWDYHHGEVALQAPVDSPTFAAMRAGIERFDPHGHTVPFCMSGGTDAKQFSRLGIVGYGFSPLKLPEGFDYQEMFHGVDERVPVEGLHFGVRVLDHFLRGVPGSGGATV; encoded by the coding sequence ATGGCTGAGAAAGAGCTGGCGGAGCACGGGACCGACCCGGATTCCGGGGCGGTCGATCAGCAGGCGCTCGACGAGGTGGTCCGGTTCACCTCGGAGCTGATCCGGATCGACACCAGCAATGCCGGCGACGGCAGTTGCCGGGAGCGTCCGGCCGCCGAGTACGTCGCCGAGCAGTTGACCGACGCGGGCATCGAGCCGGTCCTACTGGAGCGCACCCCGGGGCGCACGAACGTCGTCGCCCGCATCGAGGGCAGCGATCCGTCCGCCGACGCGATGCTGGTGCACGGGCACCTGGACGTGGTCCCGGCCGAGGCCGCCGACTGGCAGGTCCACCCCTTCTCGGGAGAGGTCCGCGACGGCGTGGTCTGGGGCCGCGGCGCCGTCGACATGAAGGACATGGACGCCATGATGCTCGCGGTCGTCCGGCAGTGGGCCCGCAGTGGAGTGCGTCCCCGGCGCGACATCGTGCTGGCGTTCACCGCCGACGAGGAGGCCAGCGCCGAGGACGGCTCGGGGTTCCTGGCCGACCACCACGCGGCCCTCTTCGAAGGCTGCACCGAAGGCATCAGCGAGTCGGGGGCGTTCACCTTCCACGCCGGCGGCGGGATGCGGATCTATCCGATCGCGGCCGGGGAGCGTGGCACCGCCTGGTTGAAGCTGACGGCCCACGGCCGGGCCGGACACGGCTCGAAGGTCAACCGCGACAACGCGGTCAGTCGGCTGGCCGACGCGGTGTCCCGGATCGGCGCGCACGACTGGCCGGTGCGGCTCACCCCCACCGTCCGCGCCGCCCTGCGCGAACTCGCTGCGCTGCACGACCTCGACATCGACCCCGAGCGGGCCGACGTGGACGTCGATGCCCTGCTCGCCAAGCTGGGGCCGTCCGCCAAGCTGGTCGAGCCCACGGTCCGCAACAGCGCCAACCCGACGATGCTGACGGCCGGTTACAAGGTCAATGTGATCCCGGGGTCCGCCGTCGCCTACGTGGACGGCAGGGTCGTCCCTGGGGGCGAGGCCGAGTTCCGCACCACCATGGACGAACTCACCGGCCCCGACGTCACCTGGGACTACCACCACGGCGAGGTCGCGCTCCAGGCCCCGGTGGACTCCCCGACGTTCGCCGCGATGCGGGCCGGCATCGAGCGGTTCGATCCGCATGGCCACACCGTGCCGTTCTGCATGTCGGGGGGTACGGACGCCAAGCAGTTCTCCCGCCTGGGCATCGTCGGCTATGGCTTCTCACCGCTGAAGCTGCCCGAGGGTTTCGACTATCAGGAGATGTTCCACGGCGTGGACGAACGGGTTCCCGTGGAGGGCCTGCACTTCGGTGTCCGCGTGCTGGATCACTTCCTACGCGGAGTGCCGGGAAGCGGAGGTGCGACCGTCTGA
- a CDS encoding M55 family metallopeptidase, with protein MKILISADMEGATGVTWPADVLPGTPQWERCRHMFTSDVNAAIAGFFEGGADEVLVNEAHWTMRNLPLEQLDERAEMLTGRHKALSMVEGVQYGDVDGIAFVGYHAGAGTEGVLAHTYLANTLTGVWVNGTRASEGYLNSLVVAEYGVPVVLVTGDDRTCVDAQGYAPRAPAVAVKDYVSRYAAVCRPPARTAAEIRVAAREGVALAVRHEPVHGGPFRFELEFDAEHLVGAATCVPGVERSAERRAAYTSQDMYEAIRCFKAVTTVVSSAVEEQYG; from the coding sequence GTGAAGATCCTGATCTCCGCGGACATGGAGGGTGCCACGGGCGTGACGTGGCCCGCCGATGTACTGCCGGGCACGCCGCAGTGGGAGCGCTGCCGTCACATGTTCACTTCGGACGTCAACGCCGCCATCGCGGGGTTCTTCGAGGGCGGGGCCGACGAGGTCCTCGTCAACGAGGCCCACTGGACGATGCGTAATCTCCCGCTGGAGCAGCTCGACGAGCGCGCCGAAATGCTGACGGGACGTCATAAGGCGCTGAGCATGGTCGAGGGCGTCCAGTACGGCGACGTCGACGGCATCGCCTTCGTCGGCTACCACGCCGGCGCCGGGACGGAGGGCGTGCTGGCCCACACCTACCTCGCCAACACGCTCACCGGCGTCTGGGTCAACGGCACGCGGGCCAGCGAGGGTTACCTCAACTCTCTGGTCGTGGCCGAGTACGGCGTGCCCGTGGTGCTGGTGACGGGAGACGACCGGACCTGTGTGGACGCTCAGGGGTACGCCCCAAGGGCACCTGCCGTGGCGGTCAAGGACTACGTGTCGCGTTACGCGGCGGTGTGCCGGCCGCCGGCCCGTACGGCGGCCGAGATACGGGTCGCGGCCCGCGAGGGCGTGGCGCTCGCGGTGCGTCACGAGCCGGTCCACGGCGGCCCGTTCCGTTTCGAGTTGGAGTTCGACGCGGAGCATCTGGTGGGGGCGGCGACATGCGTGCCCGGCGTGGAGCGCAGTGCTGAGCGCCGCGCCGCGTATACCAGTCAGGACATGTACGAAGCCATCCGGTGTTTCAAGGCGGTCACCACCGTCGTCTCGTCCGCCGTGGAGGAACAATATGGCTGA
- a CDS encoding PadR family transcriptional regulator, with protein sequence MRLPLLALLVNGPAHGYELKHALEALLGAGYPQPNVGQIYVTLGRLEKAGLIVGEEVEQLDRPNKRIYRITEAGREAVRAWFGDATVAPRVRDEFFIKLALASRAGAASQIALINKQRRHYLKTMRELSRLAASEDRGNRVAHLLIEGALLHLQADLEWLDRCQEELE encoded by the coding sequence GTGCGGCTGCCACTCCTGGCACTGCTGGTCAACGGGCCCGCGCACGGTTACGAACTCAAGCACGCCCTGGAGGCGCTCCTGGGCGCGGGCTATCCCCAGCCGAACGTCGGCCAGATCTACGTCACCTTGGGGCGGTTGGAGAAGGCGGGCCTCATCGTGGGCGAGGAGGTCGAGCAACTGGACCGTCCGAACAAGCGCATCTACCGGATCACCGAGGCCGGTCGGGAGGCGGTGCGCGCGTGGTTTGGCGACGCCACGGTTGCACCACGGGTCCGCGACGAGTTCTTCATCAAGCTCGCGCTCGCCTCCCGCGCCGGGGCCGCCAGCCAGATAGCCCTGATCAACAAGCAGCGCCGGCACTACCTCAAGACCATGCGGGAACTCTCCCGTCTGGCGGCCTCCGAAGACCGGGGTAACCGGGTCGCGCACCTGCTGATAGAGGGCGCGCTCCTGCACCTCCAGGCAGACCTGGAGTGGCTGGACCGCTGCCAGGAGGAACTGGAGTGA
- a CDS encoding glycoside hydrolase family 13 protein: MLTATADRGHPTPAQDTAQRWWRDAVIYQVYVRSFRDTTGDGIGDLAGVRGGLPYLKKLGVDGVWLSPFFPSPQHDHGYDVADYRDVEPAYGDLNEFDRLVADAHRLGLKVLLDIVPNHCSSEHPWFREALEEGPGGPARSLFHFADGRGEAGELPPNNWRAMFGGPAWSRITEEDGTPGQWYLHMFTPEQPDLNWRNPEVAADFDKVLRFWLDRGVDGFRIDVAAGLFKHPELPDSPDPSADERTRDSVNPLAWNQPEVHQVWRDWRALCEEYTARDGHDRLLVGEVSVRTPMEQAAYVRPDELHQAFFFHLLTARWDVDLFRKVITEALTDIANTGSTVTWVLNNHDQVRTVTRYAGEPGTPEAALGPARARAAALLMLALPGAAYVYQGEELGLPEVDDLPDEVLTDPIFHRTGSRQHIRDGCRVPLPWSGEAAPYGFSPAEGARSWLPQPASFAAHTADRAVADTGSFWHLYREALQLRRGLPQLGDGTLRWLESEPQVLTFVRGEGLVCAINFGTEPVPAPVTGTPLLASGDCPAGTLPGATAAWWMDPAQPLLP, translated from the coding sequence ATGCTCACAGCCACCGCAGATCGCGGCCACCCGACCCCCGCCCAGGACACGGCCCAGCGCTGGTGGCGCGATGCGGTCATCTACCAGGTCTACGTACGCAGCTTCCGCGACACCACGGGAGACGGCATCGGCGACCTGGCCGGGGTCCGCGGCGGACTGCCGTACCTCAAGAAGCTGGGCGTGGACGGGGTGTGGCTCAGCCCGTTCTTCCCGTCGCCGCAGCACGACCACGGTTACGACGTGGCCGACTACCGCGACGTGGAGCCGGCGTACGGCGACCTCAACGAGTTCGACCGGCTGGTGGCCGACGCGCACCGGCTCGGGCTGAAGGTGCTGCTGGACATCGTCCCCAACCACTGCTCCAGTGAACACCCGTGGTTCCGGGAGGCGTTGGAGGAGGGGCCGGGCGGACCGGCGCGTTCCCTGTTCCACTTCGCGGACGGACGCGGGGAGGCCGGGGAGCTGCCGCCCAACAACTGGCGGGCGATGTTCGGCGGGCCCGCCTGGTCCCGCATCACCGAGGAGGACGGCACCCCCGGGCAGTGGTACCTCCACATGTTCACGCCCGAGCAGCCCGACCTGAACTGGCGCAACCCCGAGGTGGCGGCCGACTTCGACAAGGTGCTGCGCTTCTGGCTGGACCGTGGGGTGGACGGCTTCCGGATCGACGTGGCGGCGGGGCTGTTCAAGCACCCCGAACTCCCCGACTCCCCCGACCCGTCGGCCGACGAACGCACCCGCGACTCGGTCAACCCGCTGGCCTGGAACCAACCCGAGGTGCACCAGGTATGGCGTGACTGGCGGGCGCTGTGCGAGGAGTACACCGCCCGGGACGGTCACGACCGGCTCCTGGTGGGCGAGGTTTCGGTGCGCACCCCGATGGAGCAGGCCGCGTACGTCCGCCCCGATGAGCTGCACCAGGCGTTCTTCTTCCACCTGTTGACCGCGCGGTGGGACGTCGACCTCTTCCGGAAGGTCATCACCGAGGCGTTGACCGACATCGCCAACACGGGGTCGACCGTCACCTGGGTGCTCAACAACCACGACCAGGTGCGGACCGTCACCCGTTACGCGGGCGAACCGGGCACTCCGGAGGCCGCGTTGGGCCCGGCCCGGGCCCGTGCCGCGGCGCTGCTGATGCTGGCCCTCCCGGGGGCCGCGTACGTCTACCAGGGCGAGGAGTTGGGCCTGCCGGAGGTCGACGACCTGCCGGACGAGGTGCTCACCGACCCGATCTTCCACCGGACGGGCAGCCGGCAGCACATCCGGGACGGCTGTCGGGTGCCGCTGCCCTGGTCGGGAGAGGCGGCCCCGTACGGCTTCAGCCCGGCCGAGGGGGCGCGGAGCTGGCTGCCGCAGCCCGCGTCGTTCGCGGCGCACACCGCGGACCGGGCGGTGGCCGACACGGGGTCGTTCTGGCATCTGTACCGCGAGGCGCTCCAGTTGCGCCGGGGCCTGCCGCAGCTCGGCGACGGCACGCTGCGCTGGTTGGAGTCGGAGCCGCAGGTGTTGACGTTCGTCCGGGGCGAGGGGCTGGTCTGTGCGATCAACTTCGGGACGGAGCCGGTGCCGGCCCCGGTGACCGGGACGCCGCTGCTGGCCAGTGGTGACTGCCCGGCGGGAACGCTCCCGGGGGCCACGGCCGCGTGGTGGATGGACCCGGCCCAGCCGTTGCTCCCGTAG